The DNA window CCTCTCGGTTCAGTCAACGCCTCGGCAGTGTACAGCTTTCCTTCTAAAGTAGGCTTTAAATAGCGGTTCTTAAGCACCTCTGAGCCAAAATGATCAATAGCTTCGCCGACGATGGAAGGCAGGGAGTAAAGGCAGGCCAGGCTCGTGCCCAAAACCCCAATCTCTTCGAGAATCGAAACTTCATCCACCCACTGCAAACCTCTTCCGCTGTACTTCTCAGCAAAGCGCAACCCCAGAAGTTTGGCTTGACCCAGCTCCATTAAATACTCTTTCGGATAGATTACCTTTTCTTCATCCATAGCCAAGATCAGCTGTTTAGGTACCTTTTCTTTGACAAACCGCGCCGCCTCTTCTTGCAGACGTTTTTGCTCCGTGGTCAAGAGAAAATCAAACATATCCCCTCTCCTTTCCAAAAATGAATAGTCATTCATTTTCAACTATTAAGAATATTCTGACACCTATAGATAGGTACGTCAATACCCTTCTTAAATTTAGAATAGAGATATGCTCCCAGAGAGAGTAACTTGTCGACATTTTTGTTGGGGATGCTGTAATGAAGTTCTCTTTTCTGCGTTATACACTATGAAGGCCATCGCGATGAAACACCACAAAGGAGGTGGAAAATTTGGATGCAGAGCAATTAACAAGCATTTATGAGAGCTATCATAAGCGGGTATACAACTACATCAGCTTCCGTATCAACAACCATTATCATACCGAAGAGTTGGTCAGTGTCGTATTTGAAAAGATCATAACGTATTATGACACATACCGGCACGGTTCTTCGCCATTGGAAGCATGGATAATTACCATAGCCAGAAATGTTGTGATGGATTATTTCCGCAACATCAAGCGCGGGCATGATAGTTTCACTCCACTGGATGCTGCTATGAAGTTTATCTTCCCAGGGCAACAGCCGGATGAAATTTGTGTCTTGCAGGAAGAAAACAAGCAATTGCTGAAGGCATTGAACTCATTGTCTCCAAAAGAGCGCAATATTGTTGCCATGAAGTACGCAGGAGGCCTGAAGAACCGCGAAATCGCCCAAATAATGGACATAACGGAATCCAATACAGGTGTTGTGATACACAGAGCTTTACGAAAAATGCGCAAATATCTGCAAGAGGAGGAACTTAGCCATGGATTTAGAGAAAATGTTATTGACGGATTTTAGCCACGAAGCCCAACGTAAAAGAGAAACCCTGAATGACCTATTGGCAACCTTAGAGAAAGGTAAGCATACTGAGCAACAGCTCGAAAGGAGCCGTATCATTATGAACAAAAGAAAAGTGATAAGCGTATTTGCTGCAAGTTTGACACTGTTATTAAGCCTGACCACCTTTGCCTATGGCGAAGATATTTTTCGGGTGATCAGAGAGATAACTGTTGGCAGTCATGCCAAATTTATAGTAACTGAGGAGCAGCAATCTACTCCTCGCCCCATACCGGCAGAGCTGCAGGGCAAACTATTTGATGAAAACGGCAACGAACACGTGGAAGTAGCTATTGTAACCGAAGCCGACGCACAACAGAACGATGAAAAAACGTTTATAAGCACATCATCCAAGGAAAGAGCCCGACAGTACACTATGTTTGATTTTAAGATTCCTGGCTATCTTCCAGAGGGATATGATCAAGTAACCTATAAAATGTTGAAAAATGAAGAAGGGCAGCCGTACCCCAATTCCAAATACCTATTTGCCGAATTCAAAAATGCGGTCGGCGACGTGATTCATTGTCAGATGCGCTACATGGACGAGGAAACTACCTTTGAGCTGTCAGGAGTTGGGAAGGATATGGAAAGCATGACAATCAACGGCCACGAAGCTGCTGCCTCCGAAACCAGCATATATATTGAAATTGACAGCATCATGTACATGTTTACAAACAAAACCATAGAGGGTGACGAGTTTGTCAAAATCGCGTCCTCTCTGCGATAAAAATCTATTGTATAGAAAAAGTGGTTCAACTTCTGGGTAGAGCTGAGATAGGCTATATCGAAAGTTCTGAAAACCAAATCATCATTTACAGAATAGGTTATCACACCCCAAGTTTTGAGCCATAAAATGAAAAAAGGCTGTTGCACAACGAACTTTACAGTTCATTTTACAACGGCCTTTTATACACCTAAGACACACTCTTAGCTCTGTTCTTTCATGCGTCTGTGATACTCTTCTTTCATTTTCTCAAAGGAGTCCTGACTAATGACATGCTCCACACGGCAAGCGTCTTGAGCGGCGGTCTCTTCATCCACGCCTAAATAAACCAGATACCGGGTGAGGATATCATGGCGTTCGTAGATGCGGGAAGCGATCTTCTCACCCTCATCAGTCAGGGTGATGACGCCGGAAGAATCCACTTCGATATAGTCATTCTTCTTAAGAATTCCTACCGCACGGCTTATGCTCGGCTTAGTATAACCAAGCTCATGGGCAATATCAATGGAGCGAATATCGCCTTTTTTCTTCTGAAGTATATAAATAGTCTCAAGATACATCTCGCCGGATTCCTGAATACTCATGGCAATAGCTCCTTTTTATCATTATTTCATACAAACTTTTTGCATTATAGGGCTCTCTCTAAAAGCATAGTATAATTAAGCAGAAAAATCAATCGTTCGCCATCAAACTTTTGCTAAAGAGCCCGGCAGGGCCTTTGGTATAAGCATAAATCCAGTTCCTTTTGGCATTATGAAAAAAAGCCGCTGACTGATACACAGCAGCGGCTTTCGTCATAATGCTATTTAGACATTGGTTTTGACTATTCTACCTTATTTGTCTCGCAACCTTCGCTCCCACAGCCGCAGCTGCTTGAGCATCCTGAGCATCCGCCGCTCTTTCTCGTTTTATACACATTGCGGCCCGCCAGAGCAATGACAGCAAGGAGAACGGCACCGATAATTAAATTCACTCCATTGGAGCTGATCCACTCAAGCATAGCATTCACCTTCTTATCCTAAAAATCAAACTCACCTAATAGGTTTCACCCTTTGACAGGAATCCCGCTGACTCTCGGGGTAGGCCGGCCGGGTCTAAAGAGCAGATACAATAACCCTGCGAAGACAAGGGCTGCGACGGCTGTACCTACAGTAAATCCTGCACCAGCGAACAAAGAACCAAATTGGAATACCAGGAAAGCAATGGCATAAGCGAAAACCATTTGATAACCGATGGCAAACCAGGTCCATTTCATATCATTCATTTCCCCTTTGATGGCTCCGATAGCTGCGAAGCAAGGAGCGCACAAAAGGTTAAAGACTAGGAAGGAGTAAGCGGAAAGGGCGGTGAAATGAACGGCAATGGCGCTCAGGCCGCCAAAAGCCCCTTCTTCAACCAATTCCAGAGCATCCCCTGATACTCCGTAAAGAACCCCGAACACGCCGACCACTTCTTCCTTAGCCACCAGACCCATTAAGGTAGCTACCGTACTTTGCCAGGTGCCGAAGCCAAGGGGAGCAAAAATCGGTGCGACAACGCCGCCAATAACAGCCAGAATACTGGCATCCATGTCTTCAACCATCTGGAAGGATCCTTCAACCATACCGAAGGAGGACAGGAACCAAATAAAGATACTGGCTAACAAGATGATGGTTCCAGCTTTTTTAATAAAGGAGTAGCCCCGTTCCCAGGTGCTGCGCAGGACACTTCCCGCAGTGGGCGTATGGTAAGCCGGCAGTTCCATGACAAAGGGAGAAGGGTCTCCGGCAAAACGGCTGGTCTTTTTGAGAATAATACCAGAAATGACGATAGCAGCGACTCCGATAAAATAGGCACTGGGAGCAACCCACCATACACCGCCGAATACCGCACCGGCGATCAACGCTACGATAGGCATCTTGGCACCGCAAGGCATAAAGGTGGTGGTCATAACGGTCATTCTCCGGTCACGATCGCTTTCAATGGTCCGGGTGGCCATAACTCCAGGCACACCGCAACCGGTACCAACCAGCATGGGGATAAAGGATTTCCCGGAAAGACCAAAGCGACGAAAGATCCGGTCCATGATAAAGGCGATCCTCGCCATATAACCGCATTCTTCAAGAATAGCCAGCAAGAAGAAGAGAACGAGCATTTGGGGAACAAAGCCCAGTACCGCCCCTACCCCGCCGACGATCCCATCGACGATAAG is part of the Desulfitobacterium chlororespirans DSM 11544 genome and encodes:
- a CDS encoding metal-dependent transcriptional regulator, encoding MSIQESGEMYLETIYILQKKKGDIRSIDIAHELGYTKPSISRAVGILKKNDYIEVDSSGVITLTDEGEKIASRIYERHDILTRYLVYLGVDEETAAQDACRVEHVISQDSFEKMKEEYHRRMKEQS
- a CDS encoding FeoB-associated Cys-rich membrane protein, with protein sequence MLEWISSNGVNLIIGAVLLAVIALAGRNVYKTRKSGGCSGCSSSCGCGSEGCETNKVE
- a CDS encoding DUF4367 domain-containing protein; translation: MDLEKMLLTDFSHEAQRKRETLNDLLATLEKGKHTEQQLERSRIIMNKRKVISVFAASLTLLLSLTTFAYGEDIFRVIREITVGSHAKFIVTEEQQSTPRPIPAELQGKLFDENGNEHVEVAIVTEADAQQNDEKTFISTSSKERARQYTMFDFKIPGYLPEGYDQVTYKMLKNEEGQPYPNSKYLFAEFKNAVGDVIHCQMRYMDEETTFELSGVGKDMESMTINGHEAAASETSIYIEIDSIMYMFTNKTIEGDEFVKIASSLR
- a CDS encoding sigma-70 family RNA polymerase sigma factor; this encodes MENLDAEQLTSIYESYHKRVYNYISFRINNHYHTEELVSVVFEKIITYYDTYRHGSSPLEAWIITIARNVVMDYFRNIKRGHDSFTPLDAAMKFIFPGQQPDEICVLQEENKQLLKALNSLSPKERNIVAMKYAGGLKNREIAQIMDITESNTGVVIHRALRKMRKYLQEEELSHGFRENVIDGF
- the feoB gene encoding ferrous iron transport protein B, translating into MPLKIALAGNPNSGKTTLFNALTGSNQTVGNWPGVTVEKKEGKLKGHKDVTIVDLPGIYSLSPYTLEEVVSRNYLIGEKPDAIINIIDGSNLERNLYLTTQLTEIGIPVIIAINMMDIVNKNGDKINIEKLSKSLGCEIMEISALKRMGISELAAQAVKTAQNGKSRSAKLAFQSEIEEALKAISGKLPGGIAEEQKRWYAIKLFERDEKILEQMTAVNVEEIILAVEDALDDDSESIITNARYNFITSIIKGSYVKKSSSKITTSDKIDKVVTNRWLALPIFAVIMTLVYYISITTVGDILTGFTNDTLFGEWISEPLAGWFEEIGAAGWLAGLIVDGIVGGVGAVLGFVPQMLVLFFLLAILEECGYMARIAFIMDRIFRRFGLSGKSFIPMLVGTGCGVPGVMATRTIESDRDRRMTVMTTTFMPCGAKMPIVALIAGAVFGGVWWVAPSAYFIGVAAIVISGIILKKTSRFAGDPSPFVMELPAYHTPTAGSVLRSTWERGYSFIKKAGTIILLASIFIWFLSSFGMVEGSFQMVEDMDASILAVIGGVVAPIFAPLGFGTWQSTVATLMGLVAKEEVVGVFGVLYGVSGDALELVEEGAFGGLSAIAVHFTALSAYSFLVFNLLCAPCFAAIGAIKGEMNDMKWTWFAIGYQMVFAYAIAFLVFQFGSLFAGAGFTVGTAVAALVFAGLLYLLFRPGRPTPRVSGIPVKG